One region of Epilithonimonas zeae genomic DNA includes:
- the ligD gene encoding DNA ligase D, translating to MLCKVSDKAFDDKDWAFEIKWDGYRAIADLSKDEIRLYSRNGIDFSQKFKKVTNSLKLQEHNMVLDGEIVAYDDKGKPNFQWLQQIGDNPNLALTFQVFDLLWLNGHSTENLSYLQRKELLKDALVENEILKYSDHILENGKEFFQAAKDLGLEGIVAKKTESLYKENLRSSEWLKIKIHKSDEAIICGFTDPKGSRKKFGALILGKYLNGEMVFCGHTGGGFNEKSLSEMYDKMQPLITSKSVFKITPKTNTKATWINPELIAEIKFTELTKDHVYRHPIFLRLRDDIEPKDVEFSSENQLKKEIMKKAEPKKRAGKEDLIKKIGKQELKLTNQNKIYFPDDDVTKGDVIDYYQSISKYILPHLKNRPQSMNRYPNGIDGMSFFQKDASEETPDWIETQKVFSESSDKYINYIICNDKETLAYLNNLGCIELNIWTSKIQKADNPDYLVLDLDPSEKNTFEDVIETAQAVKEVLDLAEIEGYPKTSGSSGIHIYIPMNAKYSYDQVKDFGHLLMQMVQQKLPDLTTLERSLQKRNKNKIYLDYLQNRRGQTLASVYSLRPKKGATVSMPLEWEEVKNGLKLTDFTIYNSLERLKEKGDLFKPILGKGVDMLKVIKKLDA from the coding sequence ATGCTTTGCAAAGTCTCCGACAAAGCCTTTGATGATAAAGACTGGGCGTTCGAAATCAAATGGGACGGTTATCGTGCTATTGCAGATTTGAGCAAAGACGAAATCCGATTGTACTCCAGAAACGGAATCGATTTTTCTCAGAAATTTAAAAAAGTTACCAATTCGCTCAAGTTGCAGGAACACAATATGGTTCTTGATGGGGAAATTGTTGCTTATGATGACAAAGGAAAGCCTAATTTCCAATGGCTTCAACAAATTGGTGACAATCCAAATCTGGCCTTGACTTTTCAGGTTTTTGATTTGTTATGGCTTAACGGCCATTCAACCGAAAATCTTTCTTATCTGCAAAGAAAAGAATTATTAAAAGACGCTTTGGTGGAAAATGAAATCCTCAAATACAGTGACCATATTTTGGAAAACGGAAAAGAATTTTTCCAAGCCGCAAAAGATTTGGGATTGGAGGGGATTGTTGCAAAAAAAACCGAAAGTCTTTACAAAGAAAACCTAAGAAGTTCGGAATGGCTGAAAATCAAAATCCATAAAAGTGATGAAGCCATTATTTGTGGATTTACCGACCCAAAAGGCTCACGGAAAAAATTTGGCGCTTTGATTTTAGGAAAATATCTCAATGGTGAAATGGTTTTTTGTGGTCATACCGGAGGTGGTTTTAATGAAAAGTCACTTTCTGAAATGTATGACAAGATGCAACCGCTTATCACTTCGAAATCTGTTTTCAAAATCACTCCAAAAACCAATACCAAAGCGACTTGGATAAACCCCGAATTAATTGCCGAAATTAAATTTACAGAACTCACCAAAGACCACGTTTATCGTCATCCCATTTTTCTTAGGCTTCGTGATGATATTGAACCAAAAGATGTTGAATTCAGTTCTGAAAATCAATTAAAAAAAGAAATTATGAAAAAAGCTGAACCTAAAAAAAGAGCAGGAAAAGAGGATTTGATAAAGAAAATTGGAAAACAGGAATTGAAGCTGACGAATCAAAATAAAATCTATTTTCCCGACGATGACGTGACAAAAGGTGATGTGATTGATTATTATCAAAGCATTTCAAAATACATTCTTCCACATTTGAAAAATCGGCCACAATCTATGAACCGCTATCCCAATGGAATCGATGGAATGAGTTTTTTCCAAAAAGATGCTTCTGAAGAAACACCCGATTGGATAGAAACACAAAAAGTTTTCTCAGAAAGTTCAGATAAATATATCAATTACATCATCTGTAATGATAAAGAAACCTTAGCCTATCTCAACAATCTCGGATGTATTGAGTTGAATATCTGGACAAGTAAAATCCAAAAAGCAGACAATCCGGATTACTTGGTTCTTGACCTTGATCCTTCTGAAAAAAATACTTTTGAAGACGTAATAGAAACGGCTCAGGCTGTGAAAGAAGTTTTGGATTTAGCAGAAATTGAAGGTTATCCCAAAACTTCAGGAAGTTCTGGAATCCACATTTATATTCCTATGAATGCCAAATATTCTTATGATCAAGTCAAGGATTTTGGACACCTTCTGATGCAAATGGTTCAGCAGAAATTACCGGATTTGACAACACTGGAAAGAAGTCTACAGAAACGCAATAAGAATAAAATCTATCTCGATTATCTCCAAAACCGTCGTGGGCAAACTTTGGCAAGTGTTTACAGCTTGAGACCAAAAAAAGGAGCAACCGTTTCGATGCCTTTGGAATGGGAAGAAGTAAAAAATGGATTGAAACTCACTGATTTTACTATTTATAATTCTTTGGAAAGATTGAAAGAAAAAGGTGATCTTTTTAAACCCATTTTGGGAAAAGGTGTTGATATGTTGAAAGTGATTAAGAAACTGGATGCTTAA
- a CDS encoding DNA polymerase ligase N-terminal domain-containing protein produces the protein MALEDYNKKRNFKQTAEPEGKEKASGKKLKFVIQRHAASRLHYDFRLEMEGVLKSWAVPKGPSLNPSDKRLAMMVEDHPYSYRTFEGSIPKGNYGAGEVEIWDEGTYEPIEKVSGKSDDLVMRAELHKQSLKFILHGKKLKGEFALVKIKNPKDDNAWLLIKHKDKYAVEDDYDAEEHTLKTSKVTAYLAEKDGKKKITHPKE, from the coding sequence ATGGCACTCGAGGATTATAATAAAAAACGGAATTTCAAGCAAACAGCTGAACCAGAAGGAAAAGAAAAAGCGAGTGGAAAGAAATTGAAATTCGTGATTCAGAGACATGCAGCTTCTAGGCTTCACTATGATTTCCGTTTAGAGATGGAAGGTGTTCTGAAAAGCTGGGCGGTTCCGAAAGGTCCGTCACTTAATCCTTCTGACAAGAGATTAGCGATGATGGTGGAAGATCATCCTTATTCTTACAGAACTTTCGAAGGTTCTATTCCGAAAGGTAATTATGGTGCTGGCGAAGTAGAGATTTGGGATGAAGGAACTTATGAGCCGATTGAAAAGGTATCTGGAAAAAGTGATGATTTGGTAATGCGGGCAGAATTACATAAACAATCTTTAAAATTTATTCTCCACGGTAAAAAGCTGAAAGGCGAATTTGCATTGGTTAAAATTAAAAATCCTAAGGATGACAACGCTTGGCTACTGATTAAACATAAAGATAAATACGCTGTGGAAGATGATTATGATGCTGAAGAACACACGCTCAAAACTTCTAAAGTAACTGCTTATCTCGCTGAGAAAGACGGTAAAAAAAAAATAACGCATCCGAAGGAATAA
- a CDS encoding Ku protein, producing the protein MRAIWNGAIGFGLVNIPIKLYSATDSSTLDLDMLDSKDLSNIKFKRVNANTGKEVVWENIVKGFKIEDKYIVLEDEDFAAASPEKSKILSINQFVKESEVDTALFETPYFLEPQKNGEAAYKLLLKSLIKTKMAGIGSFVLREREILCLIRPYEDKILMVNRMRYPEEMRTFEDLKIPSGSAPKPAELKMAEQLIKSLATEFDPSKYKDTYNADLLKIIKQKAKGKKIKLAEVKEPEGKTTDLMAMLKASLEKGKKKVG; encoded by the coding sequence ATGAGAGCAATTTGGAACGGCGCCATCGGTTTTGGACTTGTAAATATTCCTATCAAATTATATTCGGCGACAGACTCTAGCACATTGGATTTGGATATGCTGGACAGCAAAGATTTGAGTAATATCAAATTCAAAAGAGTGAATGCTAATACGGGAAAAGAAGTGGTTTGGGAAAATATTGTGAAAGGCTTTAAAATAGAGGACAAATATATCGTTTTGGAAGACGAGGATTTTGCTGCGGCAAGTCCTGAGAAATCAAAGATTCTTAGTATCAATCAATTCGTCAAAGAATCTGAAGTGGATACAGCGCTTTTTGAAACGCCTTACTTTCTTGAACCTCAGAAAAACGGTGAAGCGGCTTATAAATTATTATTAAAATCTTTAATCAAAACAAAAATGGCAGGAATTGGTTCTTTTGTTTTGAGAGAAAGGGAAATTCTTTGCCTGATAAGACCTTACGAAGATAAAATCCTAATGGTCAACAGAATGCGTTATCCTGAGGAGATGCGAACTTTTGAAGATCTGAAAATCCCTTCCGGAAGCGCTCCAAAACCAGCCGAATTGAAAATGGCGGAACAGCTTATAAAATCTCTTGCAACAGAATTTGATCCATCAAAATATAAAGATACTTACAATGCGGATCTTCTTAAAATCATCAAGCAAAAAGCAAAAGGCAAAAAAATCAAGCTGGCAGAAGTGAAAGAACCGGAAGGTAAGACAACTGATTTGATGGCAATGCTGAAAGCCAGTTTGGAGAAAGGAAAGAAAAAAGTTGGTTAG
- a CDS encoding Crp/Fnr family transcriptional regulator, which translates to MVIEELILESLGADTEHHAAGNTIFSEGSTPNYYFQIVEGEVKLNNYSEDGKETIQDILGKGQSFGESMLFTDNSYPVNAIALSSCKILKLPKQKFLELLEKHPENYLDTIKSISNSMYFRYVMGQYLSSQNPVSKLRTFMDYLKGMQTDCREPYSFQIPLTRQQMASFTGLCVETTIRTLKVMEKNKIVKIKNHKVLY; encoded by the coding sequence ATGGTCATAGAAGAGTTAATTTTAGAATCGCTGGGAGCTGACACAGAACATCACGCTGCAGGCAATACGATTTTTTCGGAAGGCAGTACGCCAAATTATTATTTTCAAATCGTAGAGGGCGAAGTTAAACTTAACAATTATAGTGAGGATGGTAAAGAAACGATTCAAGATATTTTAGGAAAAGGACAAAGCTTTGGAGAATCTATGTTGTTCACAGATAATTCGTATCCTGTGAATGCCATAGCCTTGTCATCTTGTAAAATTCTGAAATTACCTAAACAAAAATTTTTAGAATTGTTGGAGAAACATCCTGAGAATTATTTGGATACAATAAAAAGTATTTCAAACTCTATGTATTTCAGGTATGTGATGGGACAATATCTCAGTTCTCAAAATCCTGTTTCTAAACTCCGAACTTTTATGGATTATCTGAAGGGTATGCAGACAGATTGTAGAGAACCTTACTCCTTCCAGATTCCATTGACAAGACAACAAATGGCGAGTTTTACTGGATTGTGTGTAGAAACTACTATCCGAACTTTGAAGGTGATGGAAAAAAATAAAATTGTGAAAATCAAAAATCATAAGGTTCTTTATTAA
- a CDS encoding NAD(P)/FAD-dependent oxidoreductase, producing the protein MKNRQTVVIIGGGFAGVELAERLLKADIDVHVVLVDKNNYNFFPPLLYQVATGFLDVSNISYPFRKHFRSADRFSFIMGSLEGIIPEENKIILNSGEISYTKLILATGTVTNYFGIESIQKNALPMKTVTDAINLKNTLLERLEKASKTDDENLRKKLTTFVIAGGGPTGVEVAGMLSELRKNILFKDYPELKKIAFDIYLVDGLPNILAPMSKESQQYAQKTLEKSGVIIKLGQNVKNYVDGVVHLADGTFIASENLIWTAGVTAQKFKGLPDEFYGKGNRLMVNSFNELIGIKNIYAIGDTSLMTSDPHFPQGHPQLAQVALQQGRLLAKNIINENRGKDKKSFTYNDKGSMAIIKRNRAVADLPAPFKHFNGFFAWLIWIFVHLMSLINVRNKITTFFNWLNSYITKDQPLRMIIDPSKK; encoded by the coding sequence ATGAAAAATCGTCAGACAGTTGTAATTATAGGTGGTGGATTTGCTGGAGTTGAGTTAGCTGAGCGACTTCTAAAGGCTGATATCGATGTACACGTCGTATTAGTTGATAAAAATAATTATAATTTTTTTCCACCTTTATTATACCAAGTTGCCACAGGATTTTTGGATGTTTCTAATATCAGTTATCCGTTCAGAAAGCATTTCAGGTCAGCTGACAGATTTTCTTTCATTATGGGAAGTCTGGAAGGAATTATTCCTGAAGAAAACAAAATTATCTTGAATAGTGGAGAAATATCCTACACGAAACTGATTCTCGCAACCGGAACTGTCACGAACTATTTCGGAATTGAAAGCATTCAAAAAAATGCACTTCCAATGAAAACCGTTACGGATGCTATTAATCTTAAAAATACATTACTGGAAAGGCTGGAAAAAGCTTCTAAAACGGATGACGAAAATCTAAGAAAAAAACTGACGACTTTCGTTATAGCCGGAGGCGGTCCAACGGGTGTAGAAGTGGCAGGAATGCTGAGTGAGCTGAGAAAAAATATTTTGTTTAAGGATTATCCTGAACTAAAAAAAATAGCATTTGACATTTATTTAGTCGATGGTTTGCCTAATATTTTGGCGCCGATGAGCAAAGAATCGCAGCAATATGCACAGAAAACTTTAGAAAAAAGTGGTGTAATTATTAAGCTGGGACAAAATGTAAAAAATTATGTTGATGGCGTTGTTCATCTTGCAGACGGAACTTTTATAGCCAGTGAAAATCTGATTTGGACTGCTGGCGTAACTGCTCAAAAATTTAAAGGTTTGCCAGATGAGTTTTATGGCAAAGGGAACAGACTGATGGTCAATTCTTTTAATGAACTGATTGGAATAAAAAATATCTACGCTATTGGTGATACGTCTCTGATGACTTCTGACCCTCATTTTCCACAAGGTCATCCACAGCTGGCTCAGGTGGCTCTGCAACAAGGCAGATTATTGGCAAAAAATATTATAAACGAAAACCGAGGAAAAGACAAAAAATCATTCACCTATAATGATAAAGGTTCAATGGCAATTATCAAAAGGAATAGGGCAGTTGCAGACCTTCCCGCTCCATTCAAACATTTTAATGGATTCTTCGCCTGGCTGATTTGGATATTTGTTCACTTGATGTCGCTCATTAATGTCAGAAACAAAATTACAACTTTCTTCAACTGGCTGAATTCCTACATCACCAAAGACCAGCCATTGCGAATGATAATTGACCCATCCAAAAAGTAA